The DNA region CCATTTCATTAACAAGACCCCAAGCCCAGCTTTATACCCAAACCCTTAGCTCcagtttaaaataaagaaatcaatCAATACAGCCTTTTGCCGTTAATTGACAAACCATCAGCCCCACCAAGTCTACTCATCACTAGTGTTCCAACCGTCAGCTTTTACTTGGTGAGGCCACGGCAGCGCCTTCTTTTGTGGGCCATACTTAGCAAGTCAAGTTGACAAAATCTTTTTGCCCAGTGAGCTATCGTAATATCTCAAGCAccttattttttgttgtaaaactAATTCACGGGATTTTGTCTACTGGATGAATGGGATGGAGCAATTCTTTGAGCAAGCAAATTTTGTAGATAACAAAAAGGTTAGGTATGCAAAGTTGAAGTTAAAAGGTGGAGCACAAAGGTCCTCTATCTACCGTATGAACCTACCATTAGTGTGTAGGAAGATACGAATGAAAAGCTTTGTGTTGAGTATTTGTCACCATACTTTCGAGCTAAGTATTTACCCCAATCTTAGTGTGGTACTTTTCAAGTTGAAGCAAATACAATGAATTTTCATCCCATTTCATGTCCTCAGCGCACTTTTGAACAATCTATCAAGGAATTATCTACCAAGGAATTAAAAGAATTTTCAGTAAAGCTCATGAAAGATGTTCAAGACAAGATTGCTCAGATGAAGCAAATGAAGACTCAAACCGATTCAATTGGGAAACCAAGGATAATTGATCACAATGAACTTATTGTTGCCCCCATAGAAGACAACATTGATGATGATATCTTGGTCGTGGAGAATCCTCAAGCAACACCAAAGCCTAATGTTGACACAAACGCAGATGCCTCGACAAGTGTTGCTTTAACATGCGTGCAAGGAAATGAATCTATTGAAGAGCAGCAAGGTGAAGAGATGGTTTCTACAAAGAGTATTATGTTAGAGGGTGCACATGATGTGATATTGGAAGCTAATGCATCTGCTTTTGATCAGCCTTCCATGGTGCATGAAGATAAATAGTTTGCTAAAGTGGAAAAAGTAGATAACATAGCGCTTCCAATGGTTTAAGATAAGATTATGTTGATTCCAcacattgattttgttattCCAGAAGAGTTTGACATGGtggaattcaaggtttttcttttctctatgctCCCTAAGGTGACTCCAGACTGGAAGCAAATGTTACTTGTCAGCATCCTAATCCTTCAATGCTTTAGAACTCAAGGTCGAGTTTTCTCCAACAAGAGGAGAATGATGCGGGAGgtgcaagaaaattattatttaatattatttatgtttgcaagtcaattgtatttttatgttttaggtcctagtaATTTATTaggttattagtattttaatttggaagcaaggttatttttgtaataaggcaattagggtttcctagccaattagaactagggttttGCAATTCTttataagcaacctattgtATTCCTTAAGgagatagttgatattttgatgaaagaaaaaatggCTGTTTGGTCTTTCTTTGGTCTACCCTAGATGCTGACTCCTAGTGATTTTCCCGCTTGGTGTTGACTCCTAGTGGTTTTcccgcttggtgctgactccaagccaAGCCTAGGTGTTGACTCTTAGGTcatattcctttattttattgttgtttaagtTTTGTTCTGGTTGTCTTGCGTCAGATCCACAGAGATTTGTTCCAGTCGACCCAAACATTCTGATCTCCTCCACAAGCACCAAGACTTGTTCTAGTCGACTTCCAAGCATCAACCCACAACTACAAGTTCACAAAAATGCTTTCTCTGTGTCTGttggtgtgtttgtgtgtgggtgtgtttgatttttggttgattttgtggtgTCTGTGGTTGATTTTGTGGTGTGTTTGATTTTGCGGTGCTAGGTATGTGTGGATGGTGGGTCTGTGTTGATTTTGCGGTGTTGGGTCTATTGGTTTGTccatgtgtgtgggtgtgtattagaggaagaagaagaagatgatgagggAGAGAAGATGCCTGTGTTGGTTTTGCAaatggaaaagagagaaaaaaatgagcgaaatgtgaaattaataaaacataatATGCATAGTTACAGTAACTgtgcatatatgcatggttactgtagcACTTTTGTATATATGCACAATTTTGCAAACACTGATATGGgtgtttttttggttaaaatgtgtaaaattaaccactttttgtattttgcacaattttgcaACCTGTGATGTGGTTGCTTTAACTTTTCTTCTAAAGGGTTCTaaacccaaaatccacaaaTTCCCTAACCCTAATATCCACAAATGCACGTCGACAATATACCCAATTTGTCCTAGGTCATGTAGGATGTGATAAGAACAACTTCATTGGTTGCAATTTTTAGCTTTATAGGGATCACAACAAGcctttttgctttcttttgggCTACTTTGTTTTGACCTCTCTAGAACCTTTGTACGACAATGGTTGGAgcaatttattatattgttctATGATTATAATTCAATTCAACTGAAAAAACCTTTACCCCTCTTATTGAAATGCAAACGCGTATtacatttattaaaattttgtttcaaagatCAGTTGCTTGAATTTACTGGCGGATACAAGTCCTCATAAAGCTAATAAACCCTCATCAATACTAAACTACACAGATAAGATTTTATCCTTAGATAATGATAACATTGATTTCTTTATGCccattatttagtttattttcaaaGATTAGGCAAAAGTAATGATTTGGAAAAGCATTAGGTTGAAGTCATTCTGCCACAAGCATATACTTATACCTTCCAATCCTTATAAAGAAGTTTGCATGaaattgatgacataattaaATTCGTTTGGATACTACATCTACATGTATTGAGATGCATACAATCACATGTGTATTATATATCTTGAAAAGTCATATTGGAATGAATTATTGGATAATTCTCAAAGTTTGAAGGGGATTGTATTTTCTCTGCAGTCCTTGAAATTCATCCAAACTATACTGAGAATTCATTTATCATAATGTTCTACCCAGTTTGCTTTGTGCTTCATATTGAATATCATCATATTCCTCGGGGACAACCAAATGAATTAGCTAGATAGTTGATATCACCTGATGTAGATTATATCTAAGAATCAATGCATGCTAAAGAATGCAGTCACACCTTTGGAATGATACCTTGTCTGCCCATTTTACAAGTTTGTGGAGCACAGGTTTAGGTACCCCACTTTTTTTTCCTGTCAAACCATTGGGATAAGAATAAGATGGTCCCTACTAACAGTTGCTGGTTCTGATATATAATTCCTTTCTGCTCTCTCCCCTTTTTGTTGCGTATATAATGCTTCTTCTTGTTTGACCATAATTAAGAAGTTTTGTGCCTTTCACTCAACAGGAAGCGTCTATTTAGCCTGATAAATGATCTGCCCACGGTCTTCGAAGTTGTAACTGGAAGGAAGCCTACAAAAGACAAGCCTAGTGTGGATGGTGGAAGCAAATCTAGGAATAACACAAAGGTGAaataataggtttttttttttttttgttcagctgaaataattttctctttcatctttctgTTAAATAAACTTGctctttcctttttaatatGTTCTTCACTGATTTTAGGTTTGTAACCCACCTTTTCTTTGTAGAGATCAATTGATGGGCAGATGAGAAGCAATGCTAAGTTACTTGATGAAAGTTATGTTGGAGAGGATGAAGATGAGCACAGTGAAACTCTTTGTGGGAGCTGTGGTGGAAATTACAGTGCTGATGAGTTTTGGATTGGTTGTGACATCTGCGAGAGGTGGTACCATGGGAAGTGTGTGAAGATTACTCCAGCCAAGGCAGAAACCATCAAGCAGTACAAATGCCCTACTTGCAGCACCAAGAAAGGCAGGCCTTAGTATCTGATGTAAATCTTTTGGAGGGGTTTACCTCATTGTTTTGGTCACTGATATTGTTGTAATGCAGTGCTGGTATATGTCGTAGGCTTTTGGGTAGCATAAAACTTATCCTTAACAGGTACTCTTGGTTGAAGTTTGAATTATCCACTTTACAATGCATATTCCTTTATGTATTTCTGTCTAATATAGATGTCATTTTATGATAATCTAATCTTGAAATGCTCGTTGCCGAATGTTTGCGGTGACTTAATCTACGACgccttattatttatttatttttgagtaaatagtaatacttattagaacacccatgaaaatagtaatattagtgttttaaaccaGGTTTATAATACATTGTTTTAACCAGAGTACAATTTCAAAAAGGCCTAACTTTTGTAGTTGTAAACTGGGGTTATAAACAATGGACACTAGACACACATAACCAATGATAGTTTAGTCATGTATATTTTTTGAGTATGTAGATAATATGGAGTGGTGTACGATAATTGGTGATGACTGATGAGTTGAGAGCTTGAGACTCCTTGATccgggtatatatatatatatatacactatcaATGACAAATGCAGGCTTACATGTATGACAATACTTAAAATGCAACAATTGGCGTGCTTTGTGGTGCATGGCATTAGATAGTTCTGTGTACAAAGCACGTTGGGGGAGTGAAATATTTTGCTTGCGTGAAATAGTGCCACGTTGATTTGAACGTCTATATTGTACCATCCCTTACCATAGGGCATAGACAACTCATTTTACAATCATTCTGTACCCATAGTTTTGAGTAACAATTTGCGAAACATGAATTATTCAACTGCAAATGGGATTTATATCAATCAAGAGACTCATAAAAAAGTGTGATGTAGTGTAAAGAGCGTGGCGTTGTCTTTGTTTGACAATGATTTTTTTGCTTATGACACAGCATACACTGTTATTGTCGCTATTCTTGCATAAATCACTGGAAATTCAATTCCCCCGTATGTAGCTCAGTTGGTCTAAAGTAGAATTTGCTTTGTTATTTTACTAATGTTTCTTGGTTTTGTGTGTGAATGGTGatgtttagagagagaaagccCTAAGAAAGAAATTTACCCAAATGCTTTGAGGCAACCATTCTGAAATTGGACTACAATTGTGAACAGGTGCTTTATCTAATCCACAGAGTAGTCTCAAATCACGTAAAGCTTAGATTGCTCTTGGTGATAAgtgtattgtttcttttctgttaagttttcatgaaattttggtaatttataattttcttgtgTCTTAAGTCAACTATGAGTTTCTACGATGGTTTATGTAATATCGGTCAATTAATTTGAGAAATAAAAGACTTGTTTTATGAATTATAAACTCGCTAGTCGCAAACTCACACAAtgcatagaaaatataatataactattttataagaatataatgtaaaaatgtgttatttaaaagtattttctattttcataagTTTTATATAATGGACTGAAATGGATCAAAGTGGACCGCAATGGACCAAAGTGATCTGAATGACGGAACTGGACcaaatggataaaaataaacTGGAATGGACCGTATTGAACCAAAATGGACagaagtggactgaatggaaaAAAATGGATTGAATGGACCAAAAAGGACCGAATTGGACATAAGTTGACTGAAATAAACGGAAGTGGACTAAAATGGATCAAAATAGACAGAAATGGATGGaatagaccaaaatggaccgaagtgTACCtaatggaccaaaatggacctaAAGGGACTGAAGTGGACCGAATTAGACCTAATTGGACAGAAGTGGACCGAAATGGAGAGAAGTGAACTGAATGGACAAAAATAGACCGAATAGACCGAACTGAACCGAAACAGACCTAAGTTGACCGAAATGGATAGAAGCAGACCGATgaccaaatggaccaaatttGACCAAAATAGACTGAAATAGACAAAATTGGATGGAAGTGGACCAAAATTTTATGCTGTTGTGGCTCAAAATGAgtgtagcaataataaatactacatttcaacttttagatataacATATATTGTAGTGGTGCAAACATTCGTTGTTCTTTTTTGATGAGGTGACATTCTTTTCAAAATAGCCTATGTATTACTTAGAACATCATTAGGCTTAAAGAACAACTAATGTTGTGTTTTTCTTAAGCAGTTTATCCTTCTATCATTAACTCTTCAATTGTACTTCCCTTTACAGTTTGTTTTTACATATGTTTGagtatgtttattgttttcaaatgTGCATATAGGCTATggttttcttcttatttttattaagctTTTGATTGAAAATGATTTAGTGACAGTATAGAAGGTCGATTGAGCAGGAGTTGGTGCCTTATAGCTTCCCATTTTGATATCCTAACTCAAATCTTGGTTGGAATTTTACCTATGGAGTCATAAATCAGTTCTTGGACAGTAAGATGAAGTGACCATTCCAATTTCTCTACTCTAACCCACGAGATTCATAAGGTATTCTCTCATTCCCATGTTAAGGGTAAATCTACACGTGTACCCAATTAGTCAAATCATCACTCGCGTGGGCCGTGGCCTTGAGCAAATAGACAGTGCGCTCACACTTCACTcactttataaaaaagaaaaaggaagactGGCTTTTAGTTTTACCCATGTTTTTTTCCCCCTGTTCTGTGGAGACCTTTCTACTTAAAAAACACCATTATCCCTTGTTTGTGCATGCTCTTTTACagtctattttcttttctgccCAGTTGAATTCCCTTTTCTCCTCTAATGTCGTAGTAGCTTGCTCCTCCTTTTGGTTCGTTTTTCCCACTTAAATAAAATACTCGTATTATAATGCCACTGGGCTGGATCTAGGGTTcataattttatactataaAGAACGGATACAGATACAACGCAATGatacaattaatttttgaaaaattataacataacaTGGTCAGTACGACACAAATATAACACAAATACaacattttaaatgaattgctCATACTTCCTAGACTTTTATACAATGTGcttataaaccaaaaaaacaaaaaacaaaaaaaaaaaaacaaaaaaaaagttttatacaATCAATGTGTGTAAAGTGAGGTATGCGCACATACACATACCGTGTACGGAaacacaaaatatgaaaaatcttTTCACGAAATAATATCATGACAGTGATACAGTGATACTGATAATAATGGTGCAATGAGGCCCAGATATTGAAAAGACACTGACTTcatcaaaaatagaaaagacaCTGACTTCACGTGCAATTAtcagtggaaaaaaaaagttacgtAAGCTTAGTAAATGGGCCTGGCCAGTGGCCACAAATCACgaaaataacatatatatatatatatatatatatatatacacgcacGCATCACAGGTGACGTTTGTCAAATATCAACTACAGTAGTGCTTtctgaaagaaaaaaactacATAAGTGTCTAGAACAAAGTTTCTGCAAACTCTTCTTATATCTTGGcatatttttataatgtttgtgaattttgaaaacttaatcgttagaatatataaaattttaagaagactAAAGAGTAATTGCTATcccatcaaacaaatgttaaaattttaaatttttataatctaaaattatgtataaaaaataaatttattgatcgaatagtaaatactatttaatttgaacaaaatttgatatgcatgttaagaacataaggaacatgaaattcaacggttggattttcaaaattcacaaaaaaaaaatatatgagaagtttaaaaattttatcGCTAAACTAGTTTTGAAAGAAACTTTGTTCAAGTGTCTAAGGCTGTATAGTAGATGTAGAGTACATGTGTTTGAGTATTATTGTtcaaaataatgtgaaaattgttgtttaaaaagtATAGTGAAAACATgcatttaaactttaaagtactcataatgcaaaaaatgtgtttgatattatatttctaataacgtctttttaaaaataaaaaaaacataattgtgtATTTGatatgtatatgttttttttaaaaatgataacatGTAGTCTAATCAGTAAGATTTatcgtttttaaaatatttactaAAGTGTCATTGAGCAATATAACTCAAACACTCTACTAAAAAATGCTCTTACCAAACGCGTTGTTTTTTTAGGCTACAGTTTTCAgaatttaaatactaaaatactcttaccaaacaaatgttaaaatttcaaatttttataatctaaaattatgtataaaaaataaatttattgatcgaatagtaaataatattcaatttgaacaaaatttgatatgcatgttaagaacataaggaacatgaaattcaacggttagatttttaaaattcacaaaaaaaaaatatatatgagaagtttgaaaattttctcgCTAAACTAGTTTAGAAAGAAACTTTGTTCAAGTGTCTAAGGCTGTATAGTAGATGTAGAGTATAGGTGTTTGAGTATTGTTGTtcaaaataatatgaaaattgttatttaaaaagtatagtgaaaacatgtatttaaactttaaagtactcataatgcaaaaaatgtgtttgatattatatttctaataacgtctttttaaaaatgaaaaaaacataattgtgtATTTGatatgtatatgtttttttttaaaagtgataACATGTAGTCTAATCAGTAAAATTTatcgtttttaaaatatttactaAAGTGTCATTGAGCAATATAACTCAAACACTCTACTAAAAAATGCTCTTACCAAACGCGTTGTTTTTTTAGGCTacagttttcaaaatttaaatactaaaaactgtCGTTGAAATACACACCTTGCCgacaatctcttttttttttttcttattggtCGAACTCTGCCGACCACGTTTTAGTAACTAACACAGACAAATGTGTCGATTCTAAAGAGCACGTGTTCACTGACCTTCATTTTTGGAGGCACAGCGCTAATAAGTCATTAACATACACAAACACATTTGTCAAGTTTCATTGGCATCGGCGTCCCTTCCTCTTATCTGATGTGATTACTCTAACGATGAAAGTTCATGGATCACACCTCCAAAATTCAACCACTTTTGCTACcatgttcatttatttatttctttctttatcatttaaatCAATCATCATCGTTGTCATCATCAATTAGGCTTCCATTCTTGAATGTACAAACTATAAAGACTTCTTCTGGTTCTGGAGGGAAGCCCCTACATCTCTCTCATGTCTTTTgctggttttttattttttatttttatttttcggGGTTAAACGGGTTTTTTGTCGAGACTCTATAGTCTTGCAGCTCAActgttattttttaatatatcaaatGTAAATAAAACCTTTATATGCTTTccttcaaggtttttgaggatATAATATCCATCATAAAGTTATTACTTGGTGAAAGTAAATATCATGTGCAACCACGTTACTTCtgatttgaaattattattattatttttttaaaaaacaagtaTTTTCATGTGATGTGATGTGTACCTACAATTTGATTTGatataaataacattttatttgattttatcaTATAATGATAGAAGATGGTCAATGTAAGTATGTAACTAATGaacttcatttaatttttattaaaatgaaattatttttattttctcaaaaacatAATAGTGGTTGGTATGCTTTGCAGTATTAATGACTTGGATTGATTAACAATCATCACTCAGCCATTGCTAGGAGCTCGATAACCTAATAGGGAGATTCCAAATTGATATTTGATACTTTAACATAACATATTGGGTTACTATTTAGACTAAAAGTTTATACTTATTGATTTTGattcaattatattataatttctctcttttttttctttttttttcaagagagATATACGTATATACGTATATGTTCAACaatttttccttcacatgtAAGTCTTTGATTGTTTATGGGGTTCAAGATTTCTATTTTTCTAGTCATGAATAAGTCCTATTAACTCTCCATTACTTTCTTCCCACATGAAAAcctcataataataataattttttatcaatcacaatatcaatttttttttgtttgttttattttatttactatcCTTACTTCATCATGGAAGAGATCTGAATGACTTTGCCATCTTTTTGCACCACCATTAACTTTGATATACTTGATAAAGAAGATGACATCTTTAAAAGACCCCAATTAGCCATCATATAACATTGGGTTATATAAAAACTTAAGTCTATTGGGTTTAAGCCCAGTTAtgttttatattaattttcaaagAGACGAGGCAAAATGCCAAATCTTCCTCCTCATTCACAATCAGTGGTGTTGAGAGTACGACAGGTGGTGATATTATTCTGTGAGAAGTTGATATAGATTACGAAATATCTCGCTATATATATACCCATTACCCATTTTCGATGTGCCATCTATGTCAAATCTCATGCTTTATATTTAATAAGGATAAAGTATGAGacttaaaatgacaaaattaaaaagtcaagATTTAATTTAGCACGTgacaaattctaaaattttctttggacTTTTCCCTAATGTCATTAGAGACATCaccttttttgtattttcttcctAATAAATGTTGGACAATAGTACTGTACCACGCGGGTGGAAT from Castanea sativa cultivar Marrone di Chiusa Pesio chromosome 6, ASM4071231v1 includes:
- the LOC142639203 gene encoding PHD finger protein ALFIN-LIKE 2-like; translated protein: MASISSSPRTVEEIFKDYTARRSALLRALTYDVDEFYSLCDPEKENLCLYGHPNESWEVTLPAEEVPPELPEPALGINFARDGMKRMDWLSLVAVHSDCWLLSVAFYFGARLNRNERKRLFSLINDLPTVFEVVTGRKPTKDKPSVDGGSKSRNNTKRSIDGQMRSNAKLLDESYVGEDEDEHSETLCGSCGGNYSADEFWIGCDICERWYHGKCVKITPAKAETIKQYKCPTCSTKKGRP